A window from Phalacrocorax aristotelis chromosome 5, bGulAri2.1, whole genome shotgun sequence encodes these proteins:
- the LOC142058144 gene encoding interferon-induced transmembrane protein 2-like — protein sequence MERPLSLGPRLPPYEPLAEGLDLEQLDAEGLPRSTVVSVEPPPPPPPRDHLAWSLCTMLYANVCCLGLMALVFSVKSRDRKVLGDSSGARSYGSTAKYLNITAQLLNIFLIALVITIIALIVSGTINTVRLFNHEPEHHSFLGPT from the exons ATGGAGCGGCCGCTCTCGCTCGGACCCCGGCTGCCGCCCTACGAGCCGCTGGCCGAGGGGCTGGACTTGGAGCAGCTGGACGCGGAGGGGCTGCCGCGGAGCACCGTCGTGTCGgtggagccgccgccgccgccccctccccgcgaCCACCTCGCCTGGTCCCTCTGCACGATGCTCTACGCCAACGTCTGCTGCCTGGGCCTCATGGCTCTCGTCTTCTCCGTGAAG TCCAGGGACCGCAAAGTCCTCGGCGACTCCAGCGGGGCACGCAGCTACGGCTCCACTGCCAAGTACCTGAACATCACCGCCCAGCTGCTCAACATCTTCCTCATCGCCCTCGTCATCACCATCATCGCCCTGATCGTTAGCGGCACCATCAACACGGTCAGACTCTTCAACCACGAGCCAGAGCATCACTCCTTCCTTGGTCCCACTTAG